Proteins from a single region of Pyrus communis chromosome 6, drPyrComm1.1, whole genome shotgun sequence:
- the LOC137736138 gene encoding serine/threonine-protein kinase WNK8-like — protein sequence MDSYSGLEDAAVVEKDPTGRYLRYDEVLGRGAFKTVCKAFDEVDGVEVAWCRVNIKGVEEVERLYSEVHLLKSLKHQNIVQFHNSWVDDKNMTINMITELFTSGSLGQY from the coding sequence ATGGATTCCTATAGCGGTTTGGAAGATGCTGCCGTTGTGGAGAAAGATCCGACTGGGAGATACTTGCGGTATGACGAAGTGTTGGGGAGGGGAGCATTCAAGACTGTATGTAAGGCATTTGATGAAGTCGACGGAGTCGAAGTAGCTTGGTGCCGAGTGAATATCAAAGGAGTAGAAGAAGTGGAAAGATTGTATTCGGAGGTTCATCTGCTGAAGTCACTGAAACATCAAAACATCGTACAGTTCCATAACTCTTGGGTGGATGATAAGAACATGACCATCAACATGATAACAGAGTTATTCACTTCCGGAAGCTTGGGGCAGTACTGA
- the LOC137736137 gene encoding serine/threonine-protein kinase WNK8-like — MKDIKNWARQILRGLDYLHSHNPPIIHRDLKCDNLFVNGFNGELKIGDLGLAIVMQQPTAHSIIGTPEFMAPELYDEEYNELVDIYSFGMCLLEMVTCEYPYNECKNLAQIYAKVTSGVKPASLSKVDNPQIKQFMEKCLVPVSMRLSAVELLKDPILAIDNLTGSSCDLSQLHKLLNLPDPASNSSVLELQGFSKNNEFRLRAERNPVNTVSLTLLIADTCGLVRYIRFEFYLESDTVISIAGEMVEQLHLSHEDVSVVAELIDNSLEIVVLCY; from the coding sequence ATGAAAGACATCAAGAATTGGGCTAGACAGATTCTTCGAGGCCTGGACTATCTGCATTCTCACAATCCTCCAATTATTCATAGAGATTTGAAGTGTGACAACCTATTTGTCAATGGATTTAATGGAGAACTGAAAATCGGAGATCTCGGATTGGCGATTGTCATGCAGCAGCCTACTGCTCATAGCATAATTGGCACCCCTGAATTCATGGCTCCAGAGCTTTATGACGAGGAATACAATGAATTAGTTGACATCTATTCTTTTGGCATGTGCTTGCTAGAGATGGTGACTTGTGAATACCCTTATAATGAATGTAAAAATCTGGCGCAAATTTATGCAAAGGTTACCTCTGGTGTAAAGCCTGCTTCCCTCAGTAAAGTAGACAATCCTCAAATCAAGCAGTTCATGGAGAAGTGTCTAGTTCCAGTTTCTATGCGATTGTCTGCGGTGGAACTCTTGAAAGATCCAATCCTTGCAATTGACAATTTGACGGGGTCCAGCTGTGATCTTTCACAACTACACAAGTTGTTGAACTTGCCAGACCCCGCATCTAACTCTTCAGTTCTGGAGTTACAGGGTTTCTCTAAGAATAATGAGTTCAGGTTAAGAGCGGAGAGAAATCCCGTCAACACAGTGTCTTTAACTTTGCTCATTGCTGATACATGTGGTCTTGTGAGGTATATCAGGTTTGAGTTCTATCTCGAGTCTGATACTGTGATTTCAATTGCTGGGGAGATGGTTGAGCAGCTTCATCTTTCACATGAAGATGTCTCTGTCGTAGCTGAACTAATTGATAACTCCTTGGAAATTGTTGTGCTCTGCTACTGA